Proteins encoded within one genomic window of Paraglaciecola psychrophila 170:
- a CDS encoding DUF3034 family protein gives MHSSWRKSWLFFLSLVSIIVQAGDGKLIGTAGLNQIEGSGGGGIVPWATLAGYDSQQEISVNAFTTQVDVDDYRLNVMGVSASFYDRLEVSVAQHRIDLKTLGGEIKQNIYGLKYRLYGDVIYSIWPQVSVGFQHKNLDDGSIAAALGAADTSSGNDIYLAASKIHLGALAGFNTVWTVTARATKANQLGLLGFGGTNNDSYQIMAEASAGVLFSRHLVVGVEYRQKPDNLDLGEDDWFDIFVSYIPNKNLSITLAWAELGSIAAAQQQKGLYLSLNGQLW, from the coding sequence ATGCATTCTTCATGGCGTAAGTCTTGGCTATTTTTTCTGAGCTTAGTATCTATTATTGTCCAGGCGGGTGATGGTAAATTAATTGGTACTGCAGGTCTTAATCAGATTGAAGGAAGTGGCGGCGGCGGTATCGTGCCTTGGGCCACACTCGCAGGATATGATAGCCAACAAGAGATATCAGTGAATGCTTTTACCACTCAAGTAGACGTTGATGACTATCGTTTAAACGTAATGGGAGTCAGTGCCTCTTTTTACGACCGTTTGGAAGTCAGTGTGGCGCAACACAGAATTGATTTAAAAACACTCGGCGGTGAAATCAAACAAAATATATATGGGCTTAAATATCGACTTTATGGCGATGTAATTTATTCAATATGGCCTCAAGTGAGTGTTGGGTTTCAACATAAGAATTTAGACGATGGCAGCATTGCAGCTGCCTTGGGTGCAGCAGACACCAGCAGTGGTAATGATATCTATTTAGCGGCCAGCAAAATTCATTTAGGGGCTTTAGCCGGCTTTAATACCGTTTGGACCGTCACGGCTAGAGCTACTAAAGCGAACCAACTAGGTTTGCTGGGTTTTGGTGGTACCAACAATGATAGTTATCAAATAATGGCAGAAGCATCGGCTGGTGTTTTGTTCAGTAGGCATCTTGTGGTGGGTGTTGAATATCGACAAAAACCGGACAATCTAGACTTAGGTGAAGATGACTGGTTTGATATATTTGTCAGTTATATTCCAAACAAAAACCTAAGTATTACCTTAGCATGGGCTGAACTAGGCAGTATTGCAGCTGCGCAGCAGCAAAAAGGGTTATACCTCTCTCTCAACGGACAACTTTGGTAA
- a CDS encoding bifunctional diguanylate cyclase/phosphodiesterase, which translates to MYFSYFISDLACRTIFKKISQPLTVLAANAKRIAVGDYTKDAAVPSNTKEVNLLSEVFTLMQTNIQSREQDIIFQARHDILTSLYNRHYVETFLNNKFSEDAPFLALGINIFGFRGVNDIFGYHNGDLCLKELALRLSKFEGVAARLTGGELLWLPESLPTTEFIHSLKSALEAPIDTGGVVINIKVAMGLIYCPKDATTPEEVFKRLNIVLDEAQITRQFVLPFNSELEERYSRRLSIITELKNTLEHAREELSLNYQPKLDLKNGKVTHVEALIRWTNARLGFVSPEDFIAVAEQAGFIESITSWVINKAIDDAARFKEVNIDVSVAINLSAKDIMNPALLPKVLALLKAKNLHAECLSFEITEGDLVRDHDKAVTHLKAFRNEGFEIAIDDFGTGYSSMAYLQNLPVNTLKVDKSFVLKLHQQDGDQKIVKTVISLAHSFDMNVVAEGVENLEALKLLADWGCELAQGYYICKPTTADNLITWFNDNRNTKWL; encoded by the coding sequence ATGTATTTTAGCTATTTTATTAGCGACCTTGCTTGCCGCACTATTTTCAAAAAAATATCGCAGCCATTAACAGTTTTAGCAGCTAACGCTAAAAGAATAGCAGTAGGTGATTACACCAAAGACGCTGCGGTTCCGTCCAATACTAAGGAGGTGAACCTGTTATCTGAAGTATTTACCTTGATGCAGACCAACATTCAGTCTCGTGAGCAAGACATTATCTTTCAGGCCAGACACGATATATTAACCTCACTTTATAATCGACATTATGTTGAAACATTTCTCAATAATAAATTTTCTGAAGACGCTCCCTTCTTAGCTTTAGGCATCAATATTTTTGGTTTTAGAGGTGTTAACGATATCTTTGGATACCATAACGGCGACCTTTGTTTAAAAGAGTTGGCACTTCGTTTATCAAAATTCGAAGGTGTAGCAGCTAGACTTACCGGTGGTGAACTACTTTGGCTACCCGAGAGTTTACCAACAACAGAATTCATTCATTCATTAAAATCAGCCTTAGAAGCGCCGATTGATACTGGGGGTGTCGTCATAAATATCAAAGTTGCTATGGGCCTAATATATTGCCCTAAAGATGCCACTACCCCCGAAGAAGTCTTTAAGCGACTGAACATAGTGTTAGACGAAGCCCAAATTACCCGACAATTTGTATTGCCCTTCAACTCTGAACTCGAAGAGCGCTACTCAAGACGCCTGTCTATTATTACCGAACTTAAAAACACCCTAGAACATGCTAGAGAGGAATTGAGTCTTAACTACCAACCCAAATTAGATTTGAAAAATGGCAAAGTCACCCATGTTGAAGCATTAATAAGATGGACCAACGCGCGTTTGGGGTTTGTTTCACCAGAAGACTTTATTGCGGTTGCTGAACAAGCTGGTTTTATCGAAAGCATCACTAGCTGGGTTATTAATAAAGCCATCGATGACGCGGCTAGATTTAAAGAAGTAAACATTGATGTATCGGTTGCCATTAATCTTTCGGCAAAAGACATTATGAATCCAGCACTATTGCCCAAAGTATTAGCATTACTCAAAGCGAAAAATTTACATGCCGAATGTTTATCATTTGAAATAACCGAAGGTGATTTGGTTAGAGACCATGACAAAGCAGTTACTCATCTAAAAGCATTTAGAAATGAAGGGTTTGAAATTGCCATTGATGACTTTGGCACTGGATATTCTTCTATGGCCTATCTGCAAAACTTACCTGTTAACACCTTAAAGGTAGACAAAAGTTTCGTGTTGAAATTACACCAACAAGATGGAGACCAAAAAATTGTCAAAACAGTGATTAGCTTGGCGCATAGTTTTGATATGAATGTAGTGGCAGAAGGCGTAGAAAACCTCGAAGCCTTAAAACTTTTAGCTGATTGGGGCTGTGAGTTGGCTCAAGGTTATTACATTTGTAAACCTACAACTGCTGATAACCTCATTACTTGGTTCAACGATAATCGAAACACAAAATGGCTTTAG